ACATTATGGATACTGTTAGTGTATATGGAGGCCTCTCTACGGTTGCGGGACCTGAAAAGCCCTAATGCAAATCTGTCCCATCTATTTGCTGCACACTGGTAGGTTCTGATTGCCAATTTATTTTAGAGCTGAATGTAatatggggttttaaataaacaacaattttaCCAGCAGTGTTTCGTACTGTAATGTAACACATGGTATAATAATTTCTTCCAGCATTGGTTATCCATTAGTGTACATGGGATTTGATGCAACATGCTACTTCTCCAGTATGTTTAAGCTGCGCCCTCAGAAATCAGTTCAGAGCGAGAACGATGTCCACATGGATCTCCTGCAACAATCCCTACCTCCTGCCACCCACCTGTACCCAAAATTGTGGGTGGAAGGtatgtttaatgtattttacagTATCATATAATATGTAGCTATTTTCAAGATGTCTTTCTAAAAAGTTCAATAGTTTAATATTGCTCAAATAATCGTGACATAATTTGCAATTCAATTTAGTAATCTAATCTAATTCAAAGTATgaagtacattaaaaaaagaagaaaaagtgaTGAATCTCACAAATGTAAAATTGTCTTTATACAGATCCCAAATATAAGGTGGCCAAATCTAGGCCGATGCAATACCAGTGTCCATCCAATTCCATCACCTCAGAGGACAAACAAACCATGGAAGACTGCCTTCAAATCCACAGACTTCCTGTGAGACCCGAAAGAGATATAAGTCAACAAACCCCAGGACTCAAGCACCGTGGAGGGGAACTTCATTTGGACTCTGCATCCATGCTAGAAATGACTGAAAACCTACCTCAGGAGGATCAGAGCAGCAAAGCTCAAAAACCTTCCAAGAGCTCCTTGCCTAAAGTGCATCGAGGTTCAGTGAATATCCCTAACAGCAAAGGGGAGAAGAGGCAGAAAGCCCCCAAAGCCATCAACACAACAGGGGACCCTGCTGAAAGGTGCTCGTCAAACATCCCCCCGAGTCCTCCGAACCCACACGCTGAGCAGATGCTGAAGtatgtttatgttatttcatTTCTATAAGTGCTGAATGATTCAGCTCAAAATTAATACGTTTGCTGGACTGTGGAGGATGGTTACTTTTCAAGTACATTTGCACTGTGATCTCCATCTGCTCCACAGGCTGGAACAAGAAATGAGGAAGCTGAAGGGAGAGCTGCAGGCGAGCAGACAGAGCGAGCAAGAGCTGCGCAGTCACATTTGTAATCTGACCAACAGTGAACACAGTCTGCGCCCTGAAGTCTCTCTGCTCAGACATGCAAATGAACTGCTGCAAAACAAGTGAGTCCTCTGATCGCTTCCTGTTGGTCTTGGCATTAAAGCTCTGGGTTGATGTTAGGTCANNNNNNNNNNNNNNNNNNNNNNNNNNNNNNNNNNNNNNNNNNNNNNNNNNNNNNNNNNNNNNNNNNNNNNNNNNNNNNNNNNNNNNNNNNNNNNNNNNNNNNNNNNNNNNNNNNNNNNNNNNNNNNNNNNNNNNNNNNNNNNNNNNNNNNNNNNNNNNNNNNNNNNNNNNNNNNNNNNNNNNNNNNNNNNNNNNNNNNNNNNNNNNNNNNNNNNNNNNNNNNNNNNNNNNNNNNNNNNNNNNNNNNNNNNNNNNNNNNNNNNNNNNNNNNNNNNNNNNNNNNNNNNNNNNNNNNNNNNNNNNNNNNNNNNNNNNNNNNNNNNNNNNNNNNNNNNNNNNNNNNNNNNNNNNNNNNNNNNNNNN
The sequence above is a segment of the Carassius gibelio isolate Cgi1373 ecotype wild population from Czech Republic chromosome A20, carGib1.2-hapl.c, whole genome shotgun sequence genome. Coding sequences within it:
- the LOC127938127 gene encoding macoilin-like, which codes for MKKRYMDIGRLRKMKKIKLTEKISESAYSVLKLMIVWMLVLLADFILEFRLEYLWPCWLFLGTVYTTFHCHGLAICVVFVCAAFTLDLFCLIFVPLHWLFFAASTYVLLNYMWHTEKGICMSSVTLWILLVYMEASLRLRDLKSPNANLSHLFAAHCIGYPLVYMGFDATCYFSSMFKLRPQKSVQSENDVHMDLLQQSLPPATHLYPKLWVEDPKYKVAKSRPMQYQCPSNSITSEDKQTMEDCLQIHRLPVRPERDISQQTPGLKHRGGELHLDSASMLEMTENLPQEDQSSKAQKPSKSSLPKVHRGSVNIPNSKGEKRQKAPKAINTTGDPAERCSSNIPPSPPNPHAEQMLKLEQEMRKLKGELQASRQSEQELRSHICNLTNSEHSLRPEVSLLRHANELLQNK